The Candidatus Bathyarchaeia archaeon genome window below encodes:
- a CDS encoding 30S ribosomal protein S27e gives MKKRRMEMIPKPRSNFIKVKCPECGNEQAVFERASITVHCNICNAPLVVPTGGKALLKGEVLSVLG, from the coding sequence TTGAAGAAGCGTAGAATGGAAATGATCCCTAAACCCAGAAGCAACTTCATCAAAGTAAAATGCCCCGAATGTGGTAACGAACAGGCAGTTTTTGAGAGGGCAAGCATCACCGTACACTGTAACATCTGCAACGCACCACTTGTTGTGCCCACTGGCGGAAAGGCACTTTTAAAAGGAGAGGTCCTCTCAGTCTTGGGATAA
- a CDS encoding NADH-quinone oxidoreductase subunit A, producing MVQTPDVLGLGVYVLIMVIFPLSLVLAGKVLGPSNPNPKKNMTFECGHPPEGSAHTRFTIQYYPYAMIYAIFGAMAVFLLLTAPALTAIARMGGDAAGVILAFVAILALALVSAVISLRSVRCKIWG from the coding sequence ATGGTTCAAACACCCGACGTGTTGGGGTTAGGTGTCTATGTTTTGATTATGGTAATCTTCCCCCTCTCACTCGTATTAGCTGGAAAGGTCCTCGGCCCTTCAAACCCGAATCCAAAAAAGAATATGACCTTCGAGTGCGGGCATCCTCCCGAAGGCAGTGCCCACACGCGTTTCACCATCCAATATTACCCCTACGCGATGATCTATGCAATCTTCGGCGCTATGGCAGTATTCCTACTCTTAACTGCACCAGCACTCACCGCGATCGCTAGGATGGGCGGTGACGCGGCGGGCGTTATCTTGGCATTCGTAGCTATACTCGCCCTAGCCCTAGTTAGTGCAGTAATCTCCCTACGCTCAGTCAGGTGTAAGATTTGGGGTTGA
- a CDS encoding NADH-quinone oxidoreductase subunit D, with protein sequence MRVKLGPQHPISGHLCVVLDVDGDIVVGVEPDVGYTHRGIEKIAENRTYMNIIPPLERANIIDPVHVVWGYVAAAEELMGVKVPERAEFIRVIMAELSRITSHLYWLCLMSTSVGLETMLMWPINDRELFLDLLEMHTGARVTYSFFVPGGIRKDLPRGFTEQALKRLSYFEERLKVYYEMLYESYTFQIRTRGVGKLRLEEAVRLGIAGPNLRGSGLKVDVRKDEPYGVYDRFDFEVPVGAVGDSYDRSLVRLREMEQSVSIIRQALSALPEGPIKSPAPPSAPVGEVYSRVESARGELGYYLVGDGSNRPYRLKMSTPSFRNLEALAHLCRGVPYADVPAILWSLDLWPLDIDR encoded by the coding sequence ATGCGTGTAAAGCTCGGCCCTCAACATCCAATCAGCGGGCACCTCTGTGTAGTCCTCGATGTCGACGGTGATATTGTTGTAGGCGTGGAGCCAGATGTAGGTTATACACATCGGGGCATAGAGAAGATCGCGGAGAACCGCACATACATGAACATAATTCCGCCCCTTGAGAGGGCGAACATAATCGACCCTGTACACGTGGTCTGGGGGTATGTAGCTGCTGCCGAGGAGCTTATGGGCGTAAAGGTTCCTGAGCGAGCTGAGTTTATACGGGTTATTATGGCTGAACTAAGCAGAATTACAAGCCACCTCTACTGGCTTTGCCTTATGTCAACCTCGGTAGGACTTGAAACTATGCTCATGTGGCCCATAAACGATAGGGAGCTATTCCTCGACCTTCTTGAGATGCATACCGGCGCAAGGGTGACATACTCATTTTTTGTACCGGGTGGCATCCGTAAAGACCTCCCTCGGGGCTTTACAGAGCAAGCTCTAAAGAGATTGAGTTATTTTGAGGAGCGGCTGAAGGTATACTATGAAATGCTCTATGAGAGTTACACCTTTCAGATCAGAACTAGAGGTGTAGGCAAACTTCGACTTGAGGAGGCTGTGAGGCTTGGTATAGCTGGGCCTAACCTTAGGGGCTCGGGTCTAAAGGTCGATGTTCGAAAGGATGAGCCGTATGGCGTCTACGATCGGTTCGATTTCGAGGTGCCTGTGGGCGCAGTTGGAGACTCTTACGATCGCTCTCTGGTAAGGCTCAGGGAGATGGAGCAGAGCGTCTCGATAATTAGACAAGCTCTCTCCGCGTTACCCGAAGGGCCAATTAAGTCTCCGGCGCCACCTTCAGCTCCAGTTGGTGAGGTCTATAGCCGGGTTGAGTCAGCTAGGGGGGAGCTTGGATATTATCTTGTCGGCGACGGATCCAATCGTCCTTACCGGTTGAAGATGAGCACACCGTCATTCAGAAACTTGGAAGCACTAGCCCATCTATGTAGAGGCGTCCCCTACGCGGACGTTCCAGCCATACTCTGGAGTCTCGACCTCTGGCCGCTGGATATAGACAGGTAG
- a CDS encoding NADH-quinone oxidoreductase subunit I, giving the protein MSAVVKPLKVIAEHFVKRSFTVFHPYEALKPVERARGRLKLDMDRCVGCGVCAYICPNKAVEIVMIDERKFPAVDIGRCCFCGFCVDYCPRLALSMSPDQELAEYQRPNLKYSPSRLALPPKESRRKLVSLQIDKRGAAHQ; this is encoded by the coding sequence ATGTCCGCTGTGGTGAAACCTCTAAAGGTGATCGCTGAGCACTTCGTAAAGAGGTCGTTCACTGTCTTCCATCCATATGAGGCTCTCAAACCGGTCGAGAGGGCTAGAGGTCGCTTAAAACTCGACATGGATCGGTGCGTAGGTTGCGGCGTCTGCGCCTACATATGCCCAAATAAAGCAGTCGAGATCGTTATGATCGACGAACGGAAGTTCCCCGCTGTAGATATTGGGCGGTGCTGTTTCTGCGGCTTCTGCGTGGACTACTGCCCGAGGCTGGCTCTTAGCATGAGCCCCGACCAGGAGTTAGCTGAGTATCAACGACCTAACCTAAAATATTCACCCTCACGGCTCGCACTTCCACCCAAAGAGTCCCGCCGGAAGCTGGTTTCACTGCAGATTGATAAGAGAGGTGCCGCACATCAATGA
- the nuoH gene encoding NADH-quinone oxidoreductase subunit NuoH, with translation MVYIVLSPEELLNWVWALWKAGYIAELFVKIIIFPGLIFLSLAVLLAVWFERKVNARIHLRVGPYHVGPVMGLFQPIADFVKLLGKEIIIPDNAHKLLFKAAPIAALTLSVLPVAFMPFGLYRPGLIPFVPDQPERYWVIYYSELSLLVIILLLTMRPFIMIAAGWASRNKFCTLGALRAAFQLLAYEIPLLIAVASVVLVVGSFDLVEIVESQEKVWFGVIQPIGFAVFFVAMLAEVARRPFDLPHAEQEVIYGWFTEYSGVLYGCFMMAEYLDLTTVSLLLTALFMGGWLGPSFLPPIFWFLFKTSIVMMIILLLRGVFPRVRIDQLLSAGWAYLIPLALIQVLITLALVQFTPTLVGV, from the coding sequence ATGGTCTACATAGTACTATCGCCTGAAGAGCTCTTAAACTGGGTGTGGGCACTCTGGAAGGCAGGCTATATAGCGGAGCTTTTCGTGAAAATCATAATCTTCCCTGGATTGATCTTTCTGTCTCTAGCGGTGCTATTGGCAGTCTGGTTCGAGAGGAAGGTTAACGCGCGAATCCACCTCCGAGTAGGGCCATACCATGTAGGCCCAGTTATGGGCCTCTTCCAACCTATAGCTGATTTCGTCAAGCTGCTGGGGAAGGAGATTATAATTCCGGACAATGCCCATAAACTTCTGTTCAAGGCAGCACCAATCGCAGCCTTAACCCTATCGGTGTTACCTGTGGCCTTCATGCCCTTCGGGCTATATCGGCCAGGTCTCATCCCCTTCGTTCCAGATCAGCCTGAGCGTTACTGGGTGATCTACTACTCTGAACTCAGCTTACTCGTAATAATTCTGCTCCTGACGATGCGTCCATTCATTATGATTGCTGCAGGTTGGGCGTCTCGAAACAAGTTCTGTACTTTGGGTGCGCTGAGGGCTGCCTTCCAACTGTTAGCCTATGAGATTCCGCTACTAATAGCTGTGGCTAGCGTGGTTCTGGTAGTTGGATCATTCGACCTTGTAGAAATTGTTGAAAGTCAGGAAAAGGTATGGTTTGGGGTTATCCAGCCTATCGGCTTTGCGGTTTTCTTTGTGGCTATGTTGGCGGAGGTGGCTAGGCGCCCCTTTGATCTACCACATGCAGAGCAGGAGGTGATATATGGTTGGTTCACAGAGTACAGCGGCGTACTCTACGGATGTTTCATGATGGCTGAGTACCTCGACCTAACGACAGTATCACTCCTATTGACGGCTCTGTTTATGGGGGGTTGGCTCGGCCCCAGCTTCTTGCCTCCCATCTTCTGGTTCCTCTTTAAAACGAGCATCGTGATGATGATTATTCTGCTGCTCAGGGGGGTATTCCCCCGCGTTAGAATAGATCAGCTGCTCAGCGCAGGGTGGGCATACCTGATACCGTTGGCGCTCATACAGGTTCTAATAACTTTAGCGTTGGTGCAATTTACCCCAACACTAGTAGGTGTCTAA
- a CDS encoding class I SAM-dependent methyltransferase, translated as MVYVPFISSPPEVVKRMLELAEVRAGETLFDLGAGDGRILLAAVQQFNVKKAVGIEIREDLVKMAREAIRKLGLEDRIFILCGDMLEEPIGEADIVTLFLTTSANEHVRPKLEKELRDGARVVSHDYEISKWKPVKVENMGCHTLYLYVKGKS; from the coding sequence GTGGTGTACGTACCTTTTATCTCGTCACCTCCTGAGGTGGTAAAGAGGATGTTGGAGCTCGCAGAGGTGCGAGCGGGTGAAACTCTCTTTGATCTCGGAGCTGGCGATGGTAGAATTTTATTGGCCGCCGTTCAGCAATTCAATGTAAAGAAGGCTGTAGGGATAGAGATCAGAGAGGATCTTGTCAAGATGGCAAGAGAGGCGATAAGGAAGCTTGGGCTCGAGGATAGAATCTTCATCCTTTGTGGAGATATGCTTGAAGAGCCTATAGGCGAAGCTGATATTGTGACCTTATTCTTAACAACCTCGGCTAACGAGCATGTGAGGCCAAAGCTGGAGAAAGAACTTAGGGACGGGGCGAGGGTGGTATCTCACGATTATGAGATCTCAAAGTGGAAGCCTGTCAAAGTTGAGAACATGGGATGCCATACCCTTTACCTATATGTTAAAGGTAAATCCTGA
- the nuoB gene encoding NADH-quinone oxidoreductase subunit NuoB, with protein MGLNILDKGMETFKVYKNKILGWGRAWSLWSVHLCTGCCSPELMAVSCSRFDAERFGTLPFPAARQCDLLFILGVVSNKMAKRVRLVYDQMPDPKYVIALGDCAISGGLWWDSYCVVQGVDKIVPVDVYVPGCPPRPEAFIQGIMMLQKKIQSNQSKG; from the coding sequence TTGGGGTTGAACATCTTAGATAAAGGCATGGAGACCTTTAAGGTCTACAAGAATAAGATCTTGGGATGGGGTCGCGCTTGGTCACTCTGGTCTGTCCACCTCTGTACTGGCTGTTGTAGCCCTGAGCTTATGGCTGTCTCCTGCTCCCGGTTTGATGCTGAGAGATTTGGTACTCTACCATTCCCAGCGGCTAGGCAGTGTGACCTCCTCTTCATCTTGGGTGTTGTATCCAATAAAATGGCGAAAAGGGTTAGGCTGGTTTATGACCAGATGCCTGACCCGAAGTATGTGATAGCTCTAGGTGACTGTGCCATATCTGGGGGTTTATGGTGGGACTCTTACTGTGTAGTTCAGGGAGTAGACAAGATCGTCCCAGTAGACGTGTATGTACCAGGATGCCCACCGCGGCCTGAAGCGTTCATTCAAGGCATAATGATGCTGCAGAAGAAAATCCAATCGAATCAGTCTAAGGGGTAA
- a CDS encoding DNA primase small subunit PriS, with protein sequence MTVETAEDRSNLWFIQSKFREYYWGSIDEIDAPSDMERREFGFFTFNKKPVRHKSFKTIGQLRDFIKVLVPSDAYYSSAYYQKPDAETMGEKNWMGADLIFDVDCDHLPTTCKAEHDEWRCTVCGRFGRGRPPTRCPECGGERLKADMWICDKCLEATKQELLKLICILEEDFGISDREMFAVFSGHRGYHLHVESDTVKSMSSIERKEVVDYVTATGLNPVYHGVTMSERPLIGPSPADIGWGGRLARAIYTLALKTPQELKEAGVDGRLAKMIENNRGRIIEAWERGGVWASLREFAGPKTLERILSKALTFMAASVDTVVTTDIHRLIRLPTTLHGKTGLKVIAMPIHKLAAFEPLRDAIAFTEGDILVKVYKAPKIRLGGHSYGPFLDEEAVLPSAVAIFLICRNKASPL encoded by the coding sequence ATGACAGTGGAGACGGCAGAAGACCGGTCGAACCTCTGGTTCATCCAGAGTAAATTCCGGGAGTACTATTGGGGGAGCATCGACGAGATTGATGCTCCCTCAGATATGGAGAGGAGGGAGTTCGGATTTTTTACATTCAATAAAAAGCCGGTTCGACATAAGAGCTTCAAAACAATAGGCCAGTTGAGAGACTTCATAAAGGTTCTCGTTCCCTCAGATGCATACTACTCCTCAGCCTACTACCAAAAGCCTGATGCTGAAACCATGGGAGAGAAGAATTGGATGGGGGCTGATCTAATCTTCGATGTCGACTGCGACCATCTTCCTACAACATGCAAAGCGGAGCATGATGAGTGGCGATGCACCGTATGTGGCAGGTTCGGCAGAGGTAGACCTCCAACGAGGTGCCCCGAATGTGGTGGTGAGAGACTTAAAGCGGATATGTGGATCTGCGATAAATGTCTCGAAGCCACTAAACAAGAATTGCTAAAGCTAATCTGTATACTCGAAGAAGACTTCGGTATAAGCGATAGAGAGATGTTTGCGGTCTTCTCTGGGCATAGAGGGTACCACCTTCACGTAGAGAGTGACACCGTTAAGAGTATGAGTTCCATCGAGAGGAAGGAAGTCGTCGATTATGTCACGGCGACAGGTTTGAATCCGGTGTATCACGGCGTCACGATGAGTGAACGCCCTCTGATAGGGCCCTCTCCAGCTGACATCGGTTGGGGAGGGCGCCTTGCCCGTGCAATCTACACTTTAGCGTTGAAAACTCCCCAAGAGTTGAAGGAGGCAGGGGTTGATGGTCGCCTAGCTAAAATGATCGAAAACAATAGAGGGCGTATAATCGAAGCTTGGGAGAGAGGGGGTGTGTGGGCGTCTCTCAGGGAATTTGCGGGACCGAAGACATTGGAGAGAATCTTGAGTAAAGCCTTAACATTCATGGCAGCTTCAGTAGACACAGTGGTGACAACAGATATCCACCGCCTCATCCGTCTACCCACTACGCTACATGGAAAGACAGGTCTGAAGGTTATCGCAATGCCAATTCATAAACTCGCAGCCTTCGAACCATTGAGAGACGCTATAGCCTTTACTGAAGGTGATATACTAGTCAAGGTCTATAAAGCCCCAAAGATAAGACTCGGTGGGCACTCCTATGGGCCATTTCTAGATGAAGAAGCAGTGTTACCCTCCGCAGTTGCCATCTTCCTTATCTGTAGGAACAAGGCATCCCCTCTATGA
- a CDS encoding aminopeptidase: MSKEEMRLMAESLVTRSMRIGRKPDGGHESVRITYNSTDPSCEEFAFMVEEECWKVGAHTLLVPYRSSRERTRYILTPEDSLKEMSPLAKAIAKTVDVTVFIGEQDNPRWSYDLGEKVRLTGPIRQKLREILDRRRVRWVYFGWPIPGAAEGYGCEIGEFRRIFFNSIRSSFSEEVRRLCEYYRAALEVCHVVLIEAEDSTKLSLRVEGRPILVDNGVISEDDVAKGDVGLNIPTGEVFVAPIETSADGVILFDVVAVPGFGKIKGLRLKFSGGKVVDYDAEEGRDVFKRFLDANTGEKDRIAELGIGCNPGADYTGGCIIVDEKIYRTLHIAIGSNTGSYHGKNKASSHLDMIKDMRRGRLYFDGKLVMEKGEPIRTV; encoded by the coding sequence TTGTCGAAAGAAGAAATGCGGTTGATGGCCGAATCTTTGGTAACTCGTTCTATGCGAATAGGGAGGAAACCTGACGGCGGCCACGAGTCGGTTAGGATAACCTATAATTCTACGGACCCCAGCTGTGAGGAGTTCGCATTCATGGTGGAAGAGGAGTGCTGGAAAGTCGGCGCTCACACCCTACTGGTTCCTTACCGCTCATCAAGAGAGAGAACCCGCTACATCCTAACTCCTGAGGACTCTCTGAAAGAGATGAGCCCTCTCGCTAAGGCTATAGCTAAAACTGTCGACGTCACCGTTTTCATAGGAGAGCAGGACAACCCACGTTGGTCCTATGACCTAGGAGAAAAAGTTAGGCTCACAGGTCCCATAAGACAAAAGCTCAGGGAGATCTTAGACCGTAGGAGAGTTAGGTGGGTATACTTCGGGTGGCCTATACCCGGGGCGGCGGAGGGGTACGGATGTGAGATCGGAGAGTTCAGGCGAATATTCTTTAACAGCATACGGAGTTCCTTCTCCGAAGAGGTAAGACGACTCTGCGAGTATTATAGGGCTGCCTTAGAGGTGTGCCATGTCGTGTTGATAGAGGCGGAAGACTCGACCAAGTTAAGCTTGAGAGTTGAGGGCAGACCTATTCTTGTAGACAACGGGGTGATTTCGGAGGACGATGTGGCAAAGGGAGATGTAGGGTTGAATATACCCACAGGGGAAGTCTTCGTAGCCCCCATCGAAACCTCGGCTGATGGCGTTATCCTGTTCGACGTTGTGGCCGTCCCTGGATTCGGCAAAATTAAGGGTCTACGATTAAAGTTCTCTGGTGGGAAGGTTGTAGACTACGACGCCGAAGAGGGGCGGGATGTCTTCAAGCGGTTCCTCGACGCTAACACTGGAGAAAAAGATCGAATAGCCGAGTTAGGCATTGGATGCAACCCCGGCGCCGATTATACGGGTGGATGCATAATAGTTGACGAGAAGATCTATAGAACTCTACACATAGCAATCGGAAGCAACACTGGCTCCTACCACGGGAAGAATAAGGCCTCCAGCCATCTTGACATGATCAAAGATATGCGGCGTGGCCGTCTATACTTTGACGGTAAGCTGGTAATGGAGAAGGGCGAGCCGATCAGGACGGTTTAG
- a CDS encoding ATP-binding protein — translation MVVSRFSSGAIMRKSLQEIGGHIVQKPPYSLWDEIADMENEKRLIEQRILHPLLHKELAKKHGVITPKTILLFGPPGTGKTIFAKAIAGKLGWSFVEIHPSELATSSLEQVAHRIKHLFERLVGVEEMVVFFDEFEELALRPELASESQRLISNEMLKQLPVFKENERALLICATNNVRHLNPALLRPGRFDIIMPIGPLNRDARKKIFEKYISSLNVGEVDIDALAEKTERYTPADIQYVCMEVAHLAFEAEFTSGRDYKVSTQDLLRAIENHKPTVTEEDLKKFREDATFFCRSGYCPIF, via the coding sequence ATGGTAGTTTCGCGGTTCAGTAGCGGGGCTATCATGAGGAAGAGTTTGCAGGAGATAGGTGGCCACATAGTTCAGAAACCTCCCTATTCGCTGTGGGACGAGATAGCTGACATGGAAAACGAGAAAAGGTTAATCGAGCAGAGAATCCTCCATCCACTCCTACATAAGGAACTAGCAAAGAAGCACGGGGTTATAACCCCCAAAACAATTTTGCTTTTTGGTCCTCCAGGAACTGGTAAAACAATCTTCGCCAAGGCGATAGCTGGAAAACTCGGCTGGAGCTTCGTGGAGATCCACCCCAGCGAGCTGGCTACTAGTAGCCTCGAACAGGTTGCGCATAGAATAAAACACCTCTTCGAGCGCTTGGTTGGTGTAGAAGAGATGGTTGTTTTCTTTGACGAGTTCGAAGAGTTAGCTTTACGGCCTGAGCTTGCCAGCGAGAGCCAGAGGCTTATCTCGAATGAGATGCTTAAGCAACTGCCTGTATTCAAGGAAAATGAAAGGGCGCTTCTAATCTGTGCCACAAATAATGTGCGGCACCTGAATCCCGCTCTACTACGCCCAGGAAGATTTGACATTATAATGCCAATCGGCCCCCTCAATAGGGATGCACGTAAGAAGATTTTTGAGAAATATATCAGCAGCCTGAATGTGGGAGAGGTAGATATAGACGCGTTGGCTGAGAAAACGGAACGCTATACTCCGGCAGATATTCAGTATGTCTGCATGGAGGTGGCGCATCTCGCCTTCGAAGCGGAGTTCACCTCTGGGCGTGACTATAAGGTTTCCACGCAGGATCTACTTCGTGCGATCGAAAACCATAAACCCACCGTCACCGAGGAGGATTTGAAGAAGTTCCGTGAGGATGCAACCTTCTTCTGCAGGTCAGGTTACTGCCCTATCTTCTAA
- a CDS encoding NADH-quinone oxidoreductase subunit C translates to MEAVTREVSLVEELRKSFPEVVLEAKVQRKYRVEVKVMREGLVEVASFLKESLGFDYAVSVTGVDYPARNEFEVIYHVWSISGKILLALKTAVPKDQPRIDTLSQVWESANLHERETYEMLGLEFEGHPNLKGLLLPEGWDKGYPLRKDFKLPTGPQG, encoded by the coding sequence ATGGAGGCTGTCACTCGCGAGGTGAGCTTGGTAGAAGAGCTTCGAAAGAGCTTCCCTGAAGTTGTTCTTGAGGCTAAAGTCCAGAGAAAGTACAGAGTAGAGGTTAAGGTGATGAGAGAGGGGCTGGTTGAGGTTGCTTCCTTCCTTAAAGAGAGTCTTGGCTTTGATTACGCAGTATCCGTCACTGGTGTAGATTACCCTGCCAGAAATGAGTTTGAGGTTATATATCACGTTTGGTCGATTTCAGGCAAGATATTGCTAGCATTAAAGACTGCTGTACCAAAGGATCAACCACGGATAGACACGCTCTCTCAGGTTTGGGAGAGCGCTAACCTTCATGAGCGGGAGACCTATGAGATGCTTGGATTAGAGTTCGAAGGTCATCCGAACCTTAAAGGGCTTCTGCTTCCAGAAGGCTGGGATAAGGGTTACCCACTCAGAAAGGACTTCAAGTTGCCAACCGGACCTCAGGGGTGA
- the fdhD gene encoding formate dehydrogenase accessory sulfurtransferase FdhD, which yields MFNSGVYKIFVEIELSTRKVDALKLNLRTKLFRREAEVVVVEGPINLYLNGEHLTTIIASPVKVKELAVGFLVDEGIITTIEEIQDILVDDLCVKVQTAKNVKLGPKVYGIARFVNAACDSLDSFLKLLDNLAAPKVTSALKVHPRMILQALRELNRRCLTFKATGGVHAAAVFTADGRCISFAEDVGRHTAVDKAIGGALLVRVNLQGCLLVSTGRLSGDIVLKAARTDIPIVASVACPLYSGVYAAEKTHITLIGFVRGQRMNVYTCMERIIWPYVS from the coding sequence TTGTTTAATAGTGGCGTCTACAAGATCTTCGTTGAGATAGAATTGTCCACTAGAAAAGTTGACGCCCTAAAGCTAAATCTGCGAACCAAGCTATTTAGAAGGGAGGCTGAGGTAGTGGTTGTTGAGGGGCCTATCAACCTTTACCTCAATGGAGAACACCTCACAACTATAATTGCCTCTCCAGTCAAAGTGAAAGAACTCGCGGTGGGTTTTTTAGTGGATGAAGGTATTATAACAACGATAGAGGAGATCCAAGACATCTTAGTGGACGATCTGTGTGTAAAGGTTCAAACAGCTAAGAATGTCAAGTTAGGACCGAAGGTGTATGGGATAGCGAGATTTGTTAACGCCGCCTGCGACTCTCTCGATTCTTTCCTTAAACTGCTCGACAACTTGGCAGCGCCGAAGGTTACATCAGCCCTCAAAGTTCACCCAAGGATGATCCTCCAAGCGCTGAGAGAGCTTAACCGGCGGTGTCTTACCTTCAAGGCAACTGGGGGAGTGCATGCTGCAGCAGTATTCACAGCAGATGGGAGGTGCATCTCGTTCGCGGAGGATGTGGGGCGCCATACGGCTGTCGATAAAGCAATAGGGGGGGCACTATTAGTAAGAGTTAATTTACAGGGTTGCTTGCTCGTCAGCACCGGCCGCCTCTCTGGAGATATTGTGTTGAAGGCGGCGCGAACTGACATACCTATAGTGGCTTCTGTAGCATGCCCTCTATACTCTGGAGTCTATGCCGCCGAGAAGACCCATATTACGCTAATAGGCTTCGTGAGGGGCCAAAGGATGAACGTATACACTTGTATGGAGCGTATAATTTGGCCTTATGTAAGCTGA
- a CDS encoding 50S ribosomal protein L44e: MKIPKTLNTYCPKCKGHTEHGVSLYKKGKDRALAAGARHHERDKHGYGGQKFPELKRTAKTTKKTTLKLACKKCGYVLQRYGVRLRKAELK; the protein is encoded by the coding sequence ATGAAAATTCCTAAAACTTTAAACACTTACTGCCCGAAGTGCAAAGGCCACACTGAACACGGTGTTTCGCTGTATAAGAAGGGTAAAGACCGAGCTCTAGCGGCTGGTGCTAGGCACCATGAAAGGGATAAGCACGGGTATGGTGGACAGAAGTTCCCTGAGCTGAAGAGGACTGCAAAAACCACTAAAAAGACCACCCTTAAACTGGCATGCAAGAAGTGTGGGTATGTGTTGCAGCGGTATGGTGTCCGTTTAAGGAAAGCTGAATTGAAGTAG
- a CDS encoding PAC2 family protein, whose product MTGVDLRMPAWVEICVLNEPDLENPTLIQGLPGLGFVGKIAVDYLIEELKPKSFAELYSTYLAMPDGSLGIQVNSDGTYTLPKFEFYAYTHSKPHLILLTGNMQPVASGQYEVMDSILDFVQRYGCKRVIAVGGFRTHTEQMLGQVYGVFSDERTAKEVCSLGVSASRGGSVTGACGLILGLGWRRKLNCIGLLGATKGEYPDALAAKAVIDVVARLVGLQINFRRLDDEIENLRAKLEIINKLQSASLKKVLRDEKESFYV is encoded by the coding sequence TTGACGGGAGTTGATTTGAGGATGCCCGCGTGGGTAGAGATCTGTGTGCTCAATGAACCCGATTTAGAAAACCCAACATTGATCCAAGGTTTGCCCGGGCTTGGGTTCGTGGGGAAGATAGCTGTAGACTATTTGATTGAGGAACTTAAACCTAAGAGCTTCGCTGAGCTGTACTCCACTTATCTTGCCATGCCTGATGGGAGCCTTGGAATTCAAGTAAACTCGGATGGCACATATACTCTCCCAAAGTTTGAGTTTTACGCCTACACACACTCTAAACCTCATCTGATCCTTCTAACGGGGAACATGCAACCGGTAGCATCTGGCCAGTATGAGGTAATGGACAGTATTCTTGATTTCGTCCAGAGGTATGGGTGTAAACGGGTCATAGCAGTTGGCGGTTTTCGAACCCATACCGAGCAGATGTTAGGTCAAGTTTATGGCGTTTTCAGCGATGAGAGGACTGCTAAGGAGGTATGCAGTCTAGGTGTCTCTGCTAGTAGAGGAGGTTCGGTAACCGGTGCTTGTGGACTCATCTTAGGTTTGGGGTGGAGGAGGAAACTCAACTGTATAGGTTTGCTTGGAGCTACGAAGGGGGAGTATCCTGATGCACTTGCAGCTAAGGCGGTAATAGACGTTGTAGCCAGGCTGGTGGGACTCCAGATAAACTTCCGCCGGTTGGATGATGAGATAGAGAATCTGCGAGCAAAGTTAGAGATCATCAACAAACTTCAGAGCGCCAGCCTTAAAAAAGTTCTAAGAGACGAGAAGGAGTCATTCTACGTGTAG